A single window of Pyrus communis chromosome 10, drPyrComm1.1, whole genome shotgun sequence DNA harbors:
- the LOC137746599 gene encoding F-box protein SKIP23-like — protein sequence MDSDWKNLPNHLLDLVLEKLASDDFLRFSLVCMSWSSVTKDNPRRPAPMLLVSSGGKQDAWNVYNVEKDKVYDLQLRLPNKRFCGSSKGWLVTVDENFAVTLMNPFARIQGCEENENSIIRLPSLMPPCPTRTMYWARRYDRYVHKATISADPVLNADECIVEVIFGDGYLLASVRPGKDKTWTYREHRTWHFIDDVVHVGDKVYCVDRSDRLNLDGKIIEERIVRKRYLVDLNKKEVLMVKRCFRMERKEGNRRRYPSFVTQKFEIFRWNSEESKWIEMTSLGDVALFVGANDSASVLTSKLPGCQPDCIYFNSDWQYIEWNRQDYGVYNLKTQSISKPYTPHALTLLNMTKQKSIWFLPTLRS from the coding sequence ATTGGAAAAATTTGCCTAACCACCTTCTGGATTTAGTGTTAGAGAAACTTGCATCGGATGACTTTTTGAGATTCAGTCTTGTTTGTATGTCATGGAGTAGTGTAACAAAGGATAATCCTCGACGGCCAGCCCCAATGCTCTTAGTTTCCAGTGGTGGCAAACAGGATGCATGGAATGTATACAACGTCGAGAAGGATAAGGTTTATGATTTACAGTTAAGGTTGCCGAACAAACGATTTTGTGGGTCTTCAAAAGGATGGCTTGTGACCGTCGATGAAAATTTCGCGGTGACCTTAATGAATCCGTTCGCAAGGATTCAAGGATGTGAAGAGAATGAAAATTCAATCATTCGCCTTCCTTCACTGATGCCTCCTTGTCCTACACGCACTATGTACTGGGCTCGACGATACGACCGTTATGTTCACAAGGCTACTATTTCAGCAGATCCGGTTTTAAATGCAGATGAATGTATTGTTGAGGTCATATTCGGGGATGGTTATCTATTGGCTTCTGTTAGACCTGGTAAAGATAAAACTTGGACCTATCGTGAACATAGGACGTGGCACTTCATTGATGATGTTGTTCATGTTGGAGATAAAGTTTATTGCGTCGATAGGTCTGATAGACTTAACCTAGATGGGAAAATTATTGAAGAACGTATAGTTCGCAAGAGATATCTCGTGGATCTCAACAAGAAAGAAGTTTTAATGGTGAAAAGGTGCTTCAGGAtggaaagaaaagaagggaACAGACGGCGATACCCCAGCTTTGTGacacaaaaatttgaaatttttagatGGAACTCTGAGGAAAGTAAGTGGATCGAGATGACAAGTTTGGGTGATGTTGCTCTCTTTGTGGGGGCTAATGATTCGGCATCTGTTTTGACCTCAAAGTTACCAGGATGTCAACCGGATTGCATATACTTCAACTCGGATTGGCAGTATATAGAATGGAATCGCCAAGACTATGGTGTGTATAACTTAAAGACTCAAAGCATTTCAAAGCCTTACACCCCACATGCATTGACACTATTGAATATGACCAAGCAAAAATCAATCTGGTTTCTGCCAACTCTTCGGTCATGA
- the LOC137748560 gene encoding putative disease resistance RPP13-like protein 1, with protein sequence MALEVVGGAVMSAFLQTVFEKMASPEIREFIRGKKLTQGLLNKLEIMLLSVNVVLDDAEEKQISNSAVKQWLEKLKESVYDADDLLDEIKTEALSRKLDVEAAGSSTSQVQERISSSHRAFDKSVLPKIHEVVDRLGIISQQKDVLNLKAHSSNKTSHTLPSTSLVEESGVYGRNEDKEAIVKLLLMDDVNDNKTNVIPVVGMGGIGKTTLAQLIYNDDRAKQHFDIQAWVCVSEDFDVVSVTQKIYRSVTSRTCDMNDLNQLQVELKEALKGKKFLLVLDDVWNENYLHWDLLRCPFESGEHGSKIIVTTRNGGVASVMGTLPTYCLMPLSEDDCWLLFVKHVFKNGGVSGHPILEVSGRQIVRKCKGLPLAAKSLAGLLRSKLNVEDWEKILKSDVWDKSNKESNILPALWLSYHYLSPHLKRCFAYSSIFPKDYEFKKSELVLLWMAEDLLQPEVNERAEEVGEEYFDDLISRSFFQHVSTEDGESFFTMHDLINDLAKFVSGDFCVRLEKNVSVNIVSKARHFSYMKTHDPGFEKFDAKNLRTFLPLSLSYDSFSVMGKVLYDLLPTLQCLRALSLSGYDVTELPNSVGNLKHLRYLNLSNTLIEMLPDTLCSLYNLQTLLLSHCQALVQLPSNLRKLIKLRHLDIRGTKLRNMPPQMDKLKDLQTLSDFFLDKDTGHNIVELKELPNLHGKLCISGLHNVAQVGDVMNANIKDKKHLNELVLEWGADSNNSQKDREMLGNLQPHTNVKKLTIDSYGGTSFPSWLAELVFLRLVNCRYCFMLPPLPSLKELFIEGLNGLVSLGPEFYGDDTSGTKPFSSLQILEFCNMQEWHEWSYNEEGKEAFPKLCQLRLLECPKLTRILPLDYFPKLETLEMRSANVEFLTISQESKILSISKLDIYFCPNFVCFSNGGLHAPHLTKISIWGCKKLRSLPEQMHTLLPSLRNLWIVDCPELESFPEGGLPSELSSLYIRSCKKLIANRMQWGLGRLTSLVDLALSFEECEEVGAFPEEGLLPPSLTTLSIIDMSNLKTMDGKGLRQLICLERLTIWRCPELQYLPVEGLPASLSHLSIRSCPLLILRCQRQTGEDWTKIAHIPNIEIEWEEI encoded by the coding sequence ATGGCTTTGGAGGTGGTAGGTGGAGCTGTTATGTCCGCTTTCCTTCAGACGGTATTCGAAAAGATGGCTTCTCCGGAGATCAGGGAGTTCATCAGAGGAAAGAAACTGACGCAGGGATTACTGAACAAGTTAGAGATCATGTTATTGTCCGTTAATGTTGTTCTTGATGATGCTGAGGAGAAGCAGATAAGTAATTCAGCTGTGAAGCAGTGGCTTGAGAAGCTTAAAGAGTCAGTCTATGATGCCGATGACCTTTTGGACGAGATCAAGACAGAAGCGTTAAGCCGCAAGCTGGACGTTGAAGCTGCTGGCAGTAGCACAAGTCAGGTACAAGAACGCATCTCTTCCTCGCATCGTGCTTTTGACAAATCGGTACTCCCTAAGATACATGAAGTTGTTGATAGACTAGGCATCATCTCACAACAAAAAGATGTCCTTAATTTGAAAGCACATTCCAGCAACAAAACATCACACACACTGCCTTCCACTTCTTTGGTAGAAGAGTCTGGTGTGTATGGACGGAATGAGGACAAGGAAGCTATCGTTAAATTATTATTGATGGATGATGTGAATGACAATAAAACAAATGTTATTCCTGTTGTTGGCATGGGTGGGATCGGGAAGACCACCCTTGCTCAGCTCATATACAACGATGATAGAGCGAAACAACATTTTGATATTCAAGCATGGGTGTGTGTCTCGGAAGACTttgatgtggttagtgtaaCACAGAAAATTTATAGGTCGGTCACTTCAAGAACCTGTGATATGAATGACCTAAATCAGCTTCAAGTTGAACTCAAGGAAGCTTTGAAAGGAAAGAAGTTCCTTCTTGTCCTTGATGATGTTTGGAACGAAAATTATCTTCACTGGGATCTGTTAAGGTGCCCTTTTGAGTCTGGTGAACATGGAAGTAAAATCATTGTGACTACACGCAATGGAGGTGTTGCATCTGTAATGGGTACTCTTCCAACTTACTGTCTAATGCCATTATCCGAGGATGATTGTTGGTTGTTATTCGTAAAACATGTGTTCAAAAATGGAGGAGTGAGTGGACACCCAATTCTTGAAGTAAGTGGAAGACAAATCGTCAGAAAGTGTAAAGGTCTTCCTTTAGCTGCGAAATCACTTGCAGGCCTTTTACGATCTAAGTTAAATGTGGAGGACTGGGAAAAGATATTGAAGAGTGACGTATGGGATAAGTCAAATAAAGAGAGTAACATTCTGCCAGCTCTATGGTTGAGCTACCATTATCTTTCTCCACATCTCAAACGTTGTTTTGCATATTCTTCGATATTTCCCAAAGATTATGAATTCAAGAAATCAGAATTGGTACTTTTGTGGATGGCAGAAGATCTCTTACAACCTGAAGTGAATGAAAGGGCGGAAGAAGTTGGAGAGGAATACTTCGATGATTTAATCTCGAGGTCATTTTTTCAGCATGTATCAACTGAAGATGGGGAGTCGTTTTTCACCATGCACGACCTAATCAATGATTTAGCAAAGTTTGTATCCGGAGACTTTTGTGTTAGGCTGGAGAAGAATGTCTCGGTGAACATTGTGAGCAAGGCCCGTCACTTTTCATATATGAAAACACATGATCCTGGTTTTGAAAAATTTGACGCCAAAAATTTGCGTACCTTCCTACCATTATCATTATCGTATGATTCTTTTTCAGTGATGGGCAAGGTACTATATGATTTATTGCCAACCCTACAATGTTTGAGAGCGCTCAGTTTATCAGGATATGATGTCACAGAGTTGCCTAATTCAGTTGGCAACTTAAAACATCTCAGGTACTTGAACTTGTCAAATACCTTAATCGAAATGTTACCTGATACATTGTGTTCTTTGTATAACTTACAGACGTTGTTGCTGTCACATTGTCAAGCTCTTGTTCAGTTGCCAAGCAACTTGAGAAAACTAATCAAATTGCGCCATCTTGATATCAGAGGTACAAAGTTAAGAAACATGCCACCGCAGATGGATAAATTGAAAGATCTGCAAACATTAAGTGATTTTTTCTTAGACAAAGATACTGGACATAACATTGTAGAGTTAAAAGAGCTTCCGAATTTGCATGGAAAACTTTGTATTTCAGGGCTTCATAATGTTGCGCAGGTTGGGGATGTCATGAATGCAAATATCAAGGACAAGAAGCATCTGAATGAACTAGTTCTCGAATGGGGAGCTGATAGTAATAATTCACAGAAGGATAGAGAAATGCTTGGCAACCTCCAACCTCACACAAATGTTAAAAAGCTAACTATCGACTCTTATGGAGGTACAAGTTTTCCAAGTTGGTTAGCAGAACTAGTTTTTCTTAGACTTGTGAATTGTCGATACTGTTTCATGTTGCCACCACTACCCTCCCTCAAGGAACTTTTTATTGAAGGGTTAAATGGTTTGGTGTCTCTGGGCCCTGAGTTTTATGGTGATGATACAAGTGGAACGAAGCCATTTAGTTCTCTACAAATTTTGGAATTCTGCAATATGCAGGAGTGGCATGAGTGGTCATATAACGAAGAAGGTAAAGAAGCTTTTCCTAAACTTTGCCAGCTTCGTCTGTTGGAATGTCCTAAGCTAACCCGGATATTACCTTTGGACTACTTTCCAAAGCTGGAAACACTCGAAATGCGCTCAGCTAACGTAGAATTCCTTACTATTTCACAAGAATCCAAAATCTTGTCCATCAGTAAACTGGATAtatatttttgtccaaattttgTATGTTTTTCCAATGGAGGGCTGCATGCACCACACTTGACCAAGATCAGTATTTGGGGATGCAAAAAACTGAGGTCGCTGCCAGAACAGATGCACACGCTTCTCCCTTCTCTTCGTAACTTGTGGATAGTAGATTGTCCAGAGCTGGAATCGTTTCCAGAAGGGGGATTGCCTTCAGAATTAAGTTCACTTTATATCCGTTCTTGCAAGAAACTCATTGCAAACCGTATGCAGTGGGGTCTGGGAAGACTCACCTCTCTCGTAGATTTGGCACTGAGCTTTGAAGAATGTGAAGAAGTGGGTGCATTTCCAGAGGAGGGGCTGCTGCCCCCGTCTTTGACTACTCTCTCCATCATAGATATGTCGAATCTTAAGACCATGGACGGAAAGGGATTGAGACAACTTATCTGTCTTGAAAGACTGACAATATGGCGGTGTCCTGAGCTCCAGTACTTGCCGGTTGAAGGGCTACCCGCCTCTCTTTCTCATCTAAGCATCAGGAGTTGCCCTTTGTTAATACTACGGTGCCAGAGACAGACAGGGGAAGATTGGACCAAGATTGCTCACATCCCCAACATAGAGATTGAATGGGAAGAGATATGA
- the LOC137748430 gene encoding uncharacterized protein isoform X2 has product MINRSKAEAKAWFKAKAKAKSKSLAGRGSGSWQGRIPGQPTKLGDGPPTQLKNEKAVEENLAKVQLDKENATTPKPKPEKRKSRMGRTFLFTDPCRICNVFGHWTDLCPYLKFVPYNVTKVGKGYEIHDSRHGRYAAPIYCLNCTVPVEHEAEKFPYDS; this is encoded by the exons ATGATCAACCGATCCAAGGCCGAGGCCAAGGCCTGGTTCAAGGCTAAGGCCAAGGCCAAGTCGAAGTCCCTAGCCGGACGAGGATCCGGATCCTGGCAGGGGAGGATTCCAGGCCAACCGACGAAGCTCGGAG ATGGCCCTCCGACTCAACTCAAAAATGAAAAGGCTGTTGAAGAGAATCTGGCTAAAGTCCAGCTTGACAAGGAGAATGCTACtactccaaaaccaaaaccagaaAAGAGAAAGAGCAGAATGGGTAGAACTTTCCTATTCACAGACCCTTGTCGAATTTGCAATGTGTTTGGGCACTGGACTGATTTATGCCCCTACCTGAAATTTGTCCCATACAACGTAACTAAGGTTGGCAAGGGCTATGAAATACATGACAGCCGCCATGGGAGGTATGCTGCTCCGATTTATTGTCTTAACTGTACGGTGCCGGTTGAACACGAGGCTGAAAAGTTTCCGTATGACAGCTGA
- the LOC137748430 gene encoding uncharacterized protein isoform X1, translating to MINRSKAEAKAWFKAKAKAKSKSLAGRGSGSWQGRIPGQPTKLGGEIRTPPSSHDGPPTQLKNEKAVEENLAKVQLDKENATTPKPKPEKRKSRMGRTFLFTDPCRICNVFGHWTDLCPYLKFVPYNVTKVGKGYEIHDSRHGRYAAPIYCLNCTVPVEHEAEKFPYDS from the exons ATGATCAACCGATCCAAGGCCGAGGCCAAGGCCTGGTTCAAGGCTAAGGCCAAGGCCAAGTCGAAGTCCCTAGCCGGACGAGGATCCGGATCCTGGCAGGGGAGGATTCCAGGCCAACCGACGAAGCTCGGAGGTGAGATCCGGACTCCTCCCTCTTCTCATG ATGGCCCTCCGACTCAACTCAAAAATGAAAAGGCTGTTGAAGAGAATCTGGCTAAAGTCCAGCTTGACAAGGAGAATGCTACtactccaaaaccaaaaccagaaAAGAGAAAGAGCAGAATGGGTAGAACTTTCCTATTCACAGACCCTTGTCGAATTTGCAATGTGTTTGGGCACTGGACTGATTTATGCCCCTACCTGAAATTTGTCCCATACAACGTAACTAAGGTTGGCAAGGGCTATGAAATACATGACAGCCGCCATGGGAGGTATGCTGCTCCGATTTATTGTCTTAACTGTACGGTGCCGGTTGAACACGAGGCTGAAAAGTTTCCGTATGACAGCTGA
- the LOC137748429 gene encoding cellulose synthase A catalytic subunit 3 [UDP-forming], protein MESEGETAAKPMKSLGGQVCQICGDNVGKTADGEPFIACDVCAFPVCRPCYEYERKDGNQSCPQCKTRYKRHKGSPAILGDREEDAVPDDGTSDFNYTSENQNEKQKIAERMLSWHMTYGRGEDVSAPNYDKEVSHNHIPLLTSGQEVSGELSAASPERLSMASPGVGAGKRVHHHSYGSDVNQSPNIRVVDPVREFGSPGIGNVAWKERVDGWKMKQEKNVIPMSTGQATSERGGGDIDARSDVIVDDSLLNDEARQPLSRKVSIPSSRINPYRMVIVLRLIILCIFLHYRITNPVPNAYALWLISVICEIWFAISWILDQFPKWLPVNRETYLDRLSLRYDREGEPSNLAAVDIFVSTVDPLKEPPMVTANTVLSILAVDYPVDKVSCYVSDDGAAMLTFEALSETSEFARKWVPFCKKYAIEPRAPEWYFSQKIDYLKDKVQPSFVKERRAMKREYEEFKVRVNGLVAKATKIPEEGWIMQDGTPWPGNNTRDHPGMIQVFLGQSGGLDTDGNELPRLVYVSREKRPGFQHHKKAGAMNALVRVSAVLTNGPFLLNLDCDHYINNSKALREAMCFLMDPNLGKNVCYVQFPQRFDGIDRNDRYANRNTVFFDINLRGLDGIQGPVYVGTGCVFNRTALYGYEPPVKPKHKKTGVLSSLCGGSRKKGSKSSKKGSDKKKSKNVDPTVPIFSLEDIEEGVEGAGFDDEKSLLMSQMSLEKRFGQSSVFVASTLMENGGVPQSATPETLLKEAIHVISCGYEDKSDWGNEIGWIYGSVTEDILTGFKMHARGWRSIYCMPKLPAFKGSAPINLSDRLNQVLRWALGSVEILLSRHCPIWYGYSGRLKWLERFAYVNTTIYPITSIPLLMYCTLPAVCLLTNKFIIPQISNLASIWFISLFLSIFATGILEMRWSGVGIDEWWRNEQFWVIGGVSAHLFAVVQGILKVLAGIDTNFTVTSKASDEDGDFNELYMFKWTTLLIPPTTLLIVNLVGVVAGISYAINSGYQSWGPLFGKLFFAFWVIVHLYPFLKGLMGRQNRTPTIVIVWSILLASIFSLLWVRVDPFTTRVTGPNIDECGINC, encoded by the exons ATGGAATCCGAAGGAGAAACTGCG GCAAAGCCCATGAAAAGCCTCGGGGGTCAGGTCTGCCAGATCTGTGGGGATAATGTTGGGAAGACTGCGGATGGGGAACCATTCATTGCCTGCGATGTCTGTGCCTTTCCTGTTTGCAGGCCATGCTATGAGTACGAGAGGAAGGATGGAAATCAGTCTTGCCCTCAATGCAAAACCAGATACAAGAGGCACAAAG GGAGCCCTGCAATTCTTGGTGATAGAGAAGAGGATGCTGTTCCTGATGATGGTACCAGTGATTTCAACTATACTTCAGAAAATCAAAACGAGAAGCAAAAGATTGCTGAACGCATGCTAAGCTGGCATATGACATATGGCCGGGGAGAGGATGTTTCGGCTCCAAATTATGATAAAGAGGTTTCTCACAATCACATCCCTCTACTCACTAGTGGACAAGAG GTTTCCGGGGAACTGTCTGCCGCTTCACCAGAGCGCCTTTCGATGGCATCTCCTGGAGTTGGTGCTGGAAAGCGTGTGCATCATCATTCTTATGGATCAGATGTTAACCAATCCC CTAATATAAGGGTTGTGGATCCTGTGAGGGAGTTTGGTTCTCCCGGGATAGGAAATGTAGCATGGAAAGAGAGAGTGGATGGCTGGAAGATGAAGCAAGAGAAGAATGTCATTCCAATGAGCACTGGCCAAGCTACTTCTGAAAGAGGCGGTGGAGATATTGATGCCAGATCTGATGTGATTGTGGATGACTCTTTGCT GAATGATGAAGCAAGGCAGCCTCTCTCCAGAAAGGTCTCAATTCCATCATCTAGAATAAATCCTTACAGAATGGTCATTGTTCTGCGGCTTATTATTCTGTGCATTTTCTTGCACTATCGAATAACAAATCCTGTGCCCAATGCCTATGCTCTGTGGCTGATATCAGTCATTTGTGAGATTTGGTTTGCAATTTCCTGGATTCTCGATCAGTTCCCTAAGTGGCTCCCCGTTAATCGTGAAACATATCTTGACAGACTTTCGTTGAG ATATGACCGAGAAGGAGAACCATCAAATTTAGCTGCTGTTGACATCTTTGTCAGTACTGTCGATCCGTTGAAGGAGCCTCCTATGGTGACAGCAAATACTGTGCTATCTATTCTTGCAGTTGACTATCCAGTTGACAAGGTTTCTTGCTATGTTTCTGATGATGGAGCCGCAATGTTGACGTTTGAAGCTCTGTCTGAAACTTCAGAATTTGCTAGGAAATGGGTCCCTTTCTGCAAGAAATATGCTATTGAGCCTCGGGCTCCGGAATGGTATTTTTCACAGAAGATTGATTACTTAAAGGATAAAGTTCAACCATCATTTGTCAAAGAGCGTAGAGCGATGAAG AGAGAATATGAAGAATTTAAAGTTCGTGTTAACGGGCTTGTTGCAAAGGCCACAAAAATACCCGAAGAAGGATGGATCATGCAAGATGGTACTCCATGGCCTGGAAATAATACTAGAGACCATCCAGGAATGATTCAG GTTTTCTTAGGCCAAAGTGGTGGGCTCGATACTGATGGTAATGAACTGCCACGTTTAGTGTATGTTTCTCGTGAAAAGCGTCCAGGTTTCCAACATCACAAGAAGGCTGGTGCTATGAATGCACTT GTTCGAGTATCAGCAGTTCTCACTAATGGACCTTTCTTGTTGAATCTTGATTGTGATCATTACATTAACAACAGTAAGGCCTTGAGGGAAGCTATGTGCTTTCTAATGGATCCTAACCTTGGAAAAAATGTGTGTTATGTTCAGTTTCCACAGAGGTTTGATGGTATTGATAGAAACGATCGATATGCCAATCGTAACACTGTTTTCTTTGAT ATTAACTTGAGAGGTTTAGACGGAATTCAAGGACCAGTTTATGTGGGTACTGGGTGTGTCTTCAATAGAACAGCTTTGTATGGTTACGAACCTCCTGTCAAGCCTAAGCATAAGAAAACAGGAGTTCTATCTTCACTTTGTGGTGGATCACGGAAGAAGGGTTCAAAATCCAGTAAAAAGGGATCGGATAAAAAGAAATCTAAGAATGTCGATCCTACTGTGCCAATTTTCAGTCTAGAGGATATTGAAGAGGGGGTGGAag GTGCTGGATTTGATGATGAGAAGTCATTATTGATGTCACAAATGAGCCTAGAAAAGAGGTTTGGTCAGTCTTCTGTTTTTGTTGCCTCTACACTGATGGAGAATGGCGGTGTTCCTCAATCTGCGACACCAGAAACTCTTCTTAAAGAAGCTATTCATGTTATCAGCTGTGGATATGAAGACAAATCTGATTGGGGAAATGAG ATTGGATGGATCTATGGTTCCGTCACAGAAGATATTCTTACAGGATTCAAGATGCATGCCCGTGGGTGGAGGTCTATATACTGCATGCCTAAGCTCCCAGCATTTAAAGGGTCTGCTCCTATTAATCTTTCAGATCGTCTGAACCAAGTGCTTCGATGGGCTTTGGGATCCGTGGAAATTCTTCTTAGTCGGCATTGTCCTATCTGGTATGGTTACAGTGGGAGGCTAAAATGGCTGGAGAGATTTGCGTATGTGAACACTACCATTTACCCAATCACTTCCATACCTCTTCTCATGTACTGTACACTGCCGGCTGTCTGTCTTCTTACCAACAAATTCATCATTCCACAG ATTAGCAATCTTGCAAGTATATGGTTTATCTCCctctttctttctatctttgcAACTGGTATTCTAGAGATGAGGTGGAGTGGTGTTGGAATCGACGAGTGGTGGAGAAATGAACAGTTTTGGGTTATTGGTGGTGTTTCTGCCCATCTGTTTGCCGTTGTCCAAGGTATTCTCAAAGTACTTGCTGGTATTGACACCAACTTCACTGTCACCTCCAAGGCATCAGACGAAGATGGGGACTTTAATGAACTCTACATGTTTAAATGGACAACACTTCTGATCCCGCCAACAACTCTCCTCATCGTAAACTTGGTAGGGGTTGTAGCAGGTATATCGTATGCTATCAATAGCGGTTACCAATCATGGGGTCCCCTCTTTGGTAAGCTCTTCTTTGCCTTTTGGGTGATTGTCCATTTGTACCCCTTCCTCAAAGGTCTCATGGGACGTCAGAACCGTACGCCCACCATTGTCATCGTGTGGTCGATTCTCCTTGCTTCAATTTTCTCTTTGTTGTGGGTGAGGGTTGATCCCTTCACCACAAGAGTCACCGGACCAAATATTGACGAGTGTGGAATCAACTGCTAG
- the LOC137746604 gene encoding uncharacterized protein: MVAMTMANTTEEPILSRMDRLDTVLRQLEEIRGSHSHSHSHTHSPKSSSCTSSPTRTSGTLTSDGGHVPSSAELISPENLEKHCRPIEHVMMETDAKGSLIERLDHVEDRVLKLCMQLEEEFMETSAERKRDDEAEMVKRREKEERAEMTRRSEKEEKIVISEIERRTQIDVIKKKKKKKGLKQLVKQCVMGKGKSNKSTKPLIN; encoded by the coding sequence ATGGTGGCAATGACGATGGCCAACACTACTGAGGAACCAATTCTGTCGAGGATGGACCGGCTCGACACCGTTCTGAGGCAGTTGGAGGAAATCCGAGGCTCGCATTCGCATTCACATTCACATACTCATTCTCCCAAGAGTAGCTCGTGCACCTCTTCACCCACGCGGACGAGCGGGACCCTCACGAGCGACGGCGGGCACGTGCCCTCGTCCGCGGAGTTGATCTCCCCAGAAAACCTAGAGAAGCACTGCCGTCCGATCGAGCACGTGATGATGGAGACCGACGCGAAGGGGTCGCTGATCGAGCGGCTGGATCACGTGGAGGACCGTGTGCTGAAGCTGTGCATGCAGCTGGAGGAGGAGTTTATGGAGACTAGTGCCGAAAGGAAGAGAGATGATGAGGCGGAGATGGtcaagaggagagagaaagaagagagagcgGAGATGACCAGGAGAAGTGAGAAAGAGGAGAAGATTGTTATCAGTGAGATTGAGAGGAGGACTCAAATTGATGTgattaagaagaagaagaagaagaagggactGAAGCAACTTGTTAAACAGTGTGTTATGGGAAAAGGAAAATCCAATAAATCAACTAAACCtttaattaattag
- the LOC137748102 gene encoding RING-H2 finger protein ATL70-like: MDIESDEVYDAVGVCFGVFAIIVLIFWISFRNRRQSSVDLSEHYESSPTIEQGLDEATICSYPKLLYSEAKVQMEGSVSAPSCCCICLADYEDKDILRGVPICGHYFHQICVDKWLQLHPTCPICRNSPLDPSVCLMITSDV; encoded by the coding sequence ATGGATATCGAGAGTGACGAAGTATATGATGCCGTTGGAGTTTGCTTTGGCGTCTTTGCCATAATCGTACTCATATTCTGGATCTCTTTCCGCAACCGGAGACAATCTTCGGTCGACCTGTCGGAGCACTACGAGAGCTCCCCAACCATCGAACAAGGCCTTGATGAAGCAACAATATGTAGCTACCCGAAACTGCTCTACTCTGAGGCCAAAGTGCAAATGGAAGGTTCAGTTTCAGCACCTTCTTGCTGTTGTATATGCTTGGCAGATTATGAAGACAAAGATATATTGAGAGGCGTGCCTATCTGCGGCcattattttcatcaaatttgtgTGGACAAATGGTTGCAGCTCCACCCAACTTGCCCGATTTGCAGAAACTCGCCACTTGATCCGTCTGTGTGCTTGATGATTACTTCTGATGTGTAA